A section of the Larus michahellis chromosome 1, bLarMic1.1, whole genome shotgun sequence genome encodes:
- the TES gene encoding testin has translation MDLENKVKKMGLGHEQGFGAPCLKCKDKCEGFELHFWRKICRNCKCGQEEHDILTSNEEDRKVGKLFEDTKYTTLIAKLKNDGIPMYKRNVMILTNPVPAKKNISINTVTYEWAPPVQNQTLARQYMQMLPKEKQPVAGSEGAQYRKKQLAKQLPAHDQDPSKCHELSPNEVKQMEQFVKKYKTEALGVGDVKLPGEVEMRATEKSNVKNGDRGASAAVGAMEDKSPDQKASQYSCYRCKLNMKEGDPAVYAERAGYDKLWHPACFVCCTCSELLVDMIYFWKNGNLYCGRHYCDSEKPRCAGCDELIFSNEYTQAEGQNWHLKHFCCFDCDCVLAGEIYVMVNDNPVCKPCYVKNHAAICQGCHNAIDPEVQRVAYNNFNWHATQECFLCSCCSKCLIGQKFMPVEGMVFCSVECKKKMMS, from the exons ATGGACCTGGAGAATAAAGTGAAAAAG ATGGGCTTGGGCCACGAGCAAGGATTTGGTGCCCCCTGCTTGAAATGCAAGGATAAGTGTGAAGGATTTGAGCTTCATTTCTGGAG aaaaatatgccGCAACTGCAAATGTGGCCAGGAAGAGCATGATATCCTCACAAGCAATGAGGAAGATCGGAAAGTGGGGAAACTCTTTGAAGATACAAAATACACAACCCTTATTGCAAAGCTGAAGAATGATGGCATTCCCATGTATAAACGCAATGTAATGATACTGACTAATCCGGTGCCAGCCAAGAAGAACATATCCATCAATACTGTGACTTATGAGTGGGCTCCTCCTGTTCAGAATCAGACACTT GCTAGGCAGTATATGCAGATGCTACCAAAGGAGAAGCAGCCTGTTGCTGGCTCAGAAGGCGCACAGTACAGGAAGAAGCAGTTGGCTAAGCAGCTGCCTGCTCACGATCAGGATCCTTCAAAATGCCACGAGCTCTCCCCCAATGAAGTTAAGCAGATGGAACAGTTTGTGAAGAAGTACAAAACCGAGGCACTTGGCGTAGGAGATGTCAAGCTCCCTGGTGAGGTGGAAATGAGAGCTACTGAGAAGAGTAATGTGAAGAATGGTGACAGAGGTGCCTCAGCTGCTGTAGGAGCGATGGAGGACAAATCCCCAGATCAGAAGGCATCTCAATAT TCCTGCTATCGCTGCAAACTGAACATGAAAGAAGGTGACCCGGCTGTCTACGCAGAACGTGCTGGATATGACAAATTGTGGCACCCAGCTTGTTTTGTCTGTTGCACCTGCAGTGAGCTTCTAGTAGACATGATCTATTTCTGGAAGAATGGTAACCTGTACTGTGGAAGACATTATTGCGATAGCGAAAAACCCCGCTGTGCTGGATGTGATGAG CTTATATTCAGCAATGAATATACTCAAGCGGAAGGTCAAAACTGGCATCTGAAACACTTCTGCTGCTTTGACTGTGATTGTGTTTTGGCTGGGGAAATCTATGTAATGGTAAACGACAACCCAGTCTGCAAACCCTGCTACGTGAAGAACCATGCTGCG ATCTGCCAAGGCTGTCATAATGCTATAGATCCAGAAGTTCAGCGTGTGGCGTACAACAACTTCAACTGGCATGCTACGCAGGAATGCTTCTTGTGTTCCTGTTGCAGCAAGTGTCTAATTGGCCAGAAGTTCATGCCGGTGGAAGGCATGGTCTTTTGCTCAGTGGAATGTAAGAAAAAGATGATGTCTTAA